In Chryseobacterium sp. C-71, the genomic window ATAAAATCAACTTCGGGAAACCTGTTTTTAATAAATTCCTGACTGCCATCTGTAGAGCCATTGTCAATCACTATACAATCAAGCGGAACAGAAGACTGTCTCAAGCTGTTGAAACATCTTTCAGCCCATTTCATGGCATTGTAAGTGACAATAATGACAGTGATTTTCGGCATTTTATTTTTGGTAATATTCTGATATTAAGTTTCTGAGATACTGCTCTTTATCGGTAAGATTATTTTTCTTAAAGTAATCTTCAATTTTTGATACTTCAATTTCATATCCTGAACCCTCATTCTGCAAATGCAAAAGTGGTTCGGTCTGCAAAACATTAGAAATGGTTTCAGTAATTTCAATAATAGAGAAGTTTTGAAGATAAGCCAAATTGATGATGTGATTTGATTTGAAATTCTCTATGATTTCTTGTGTAATCTTACATACATCTCTTACATCGATCAGATTCCTTGTCGCTTTAGTGTGAACCGTAATTTTTGTTTCACTTTCTATAGCCCGTACAAGATAGTTCACAAGAAGGTTGGGGTTTCCACCTTTTCCCACGGCATTACTCACCCTTAAAATATAATATTGATCACACGAGTCTGCGATGATCTGTTCCATTTTAAGCTTGTGGAGAACATACTGACTGTTATTTTTTGAGGAATCGTAAATACTGCATGTAGAAAAATAAACAAAGGTTTTTTCCGGATTATCATCAATCGTGTTTTTTAAGAGATTATGTTCCCTCT contains:
- a CDS encoding NAD(P)-dependent oxidoreductase — encoded protein: MIIGNGLIAKALKSIDSEGILFFASGVSNSLETRDSEFEREHNLLKNTIDDNPEKTFVYFSTCSIYDSSKNNSQYVLHKLKMEQIIADSCDQYYILRVSNAVGKGGNPNLLVNYLVRAIESETKITVHTKATRNLIDVRDVCKITQEIIENFKSNHIINLAYLQNFSIIEITETISNVLQTEPLLHLQNEGSGYEIEVSKIEDYFKKNNLTDKEQYLRNLISEYYQK